The region TCTCACCGAGAACAAGGTGCAGATGCCGGCGAGCAAGAAGGCCGAGCTGCTGATCTATCTCTATGAGGTGTTTGCCAAGGAAGGCCAGGTCGACCGGGGCCAGGTGCTTCGCCTGGTCAAGATGATGGCGGCATAGGAGGGGATGATGAACGTCGACAAAAAGAAAATATTCAGTTTGCTTTCAAGTGTTTCGCCCACGGTGCAGCGCTGCGGCGAATGCGGGGCCCAGGCGCGATCGCGTATATACTTTTACCTCCTGGTGGTCTCGCTGATCGCCACCATGCTGCCGCACCCTTTACTTAATATACTGAGTTCGCTCGCCGTGCTGATCTCCGTCGCGGCCTGGGCGATCGCCAGCGTGATGCGCCGCAGCCAGTGGCCGGTCGTGGCGCTCCTGGTCGCCGCCTCGATCACCTCCGGCTGCGCCGGCCCGATCTTCGACAAAACCGCCGTGCCCCTGGATCTACTGGGCGCCGGCGACCAGGTCAAGCTCGGCACCGTCGAAGGTGTCGGCGTCTTCGGCCTGGGCCTTGACCAAGTAACCGCGGAACACGCAATCGAAAAAGTCGGCATCAAAAAGCCGATTGCAATGCTGAATGTGAGGGGCTATGGTTTAATCAGCATGGCAAAGGTGCAGGTTTACGGGGAGTAAATTCAATAGAGGAGGCGGGGAATGAAAAGATTGATTGTCTGTGTGCTGTTATTTGCAGTGGCATCACCCGTAAGTGCTGAGATTTACAAATGGAGAGACGCGGACGGTAAATTGCATTTCAGCGACAAGCCCGTGAATTCCGCGGCACAGGAGATGGCTGTCTTCGACTCGGAAGGCGGGCAGAAAAAACCGGCTGACTCAGTTCAAAAGAAATCAACCAGCAGCGCCCAACCGGCGACCTCTCGAAAGACAACGGGAAAGCCGGTCAGCAGGATCACCGCCGCCGATTATAAAATCAACCCCAGTTTAAGCCAAGTGGGCCCTGAGATCATCATTTCCGGAAGAGTGGGAGATGGGCCAGAATGCGCCCGGCTTACCTTAAATTTTTTCTGCCGCACCGACAACGGCGGCATTGAGGAACTCACCACGGTGGTCGAGAACGTCGGCGGTTTCGGATCGAGGGTTTTTAAGACGAGCAAAACGCCATGGCCAGCGACCCGGGACAAATGGAATATATCCAACGTCTTCGCCACCTGCAACTAAACCGGTCTAGTGCCAAATAAA is a window of Desulfuromonas sp. TF DNA encoding:
- a CDS encoding DUF4124 domain-containing protein, which gives rise to MKRLIVCVLLFAVASPVSAEIYKWRDADGKLHFSDKPVNSAAQEMAVFDSEGGQKKPADSVQKKSTSSAQPATSRKTTGKPVSRITAADYKINPSLSQVGPEIIISGRVGDGPECARLTLNFFCRTDNGGIEELTTVVENVGGFGSRVFKTSKTPWPATRDKWNISNVFATCN